The following proteins come from a genomic window of Columba livia isolate bColLiv1 breed racing homer chromosome 27, bColLiv1.pat.W.v2, whole genome shotgun sequence:
- the MKNK2 gene encoding MAP kinase-interacting serine/threonine-protein kinase 2 isoform X2 encodes MPRKETRRRSAAEPPTASRADLKAASPLPDVYQLQEEVLGEGAHARVQSCVNLITNKEYAVKIIEKRLGHIRSRVFREVEMLYQCQGHRNVLELIEFFEEEERFYLVFEKMRGGSILTHIHRRRHFNELEASVVVRDIASALHFLHNKGIAHRDLKPENILCESPDQVSPVKICDFDLGSGIKLNGDCSPISTPELLTPCGSAEYMAPEVVEAFNEEASIYDKRCDLWSLGVILYIMLSGYPPFVGHCGSDCGWDRGEACHTCQNMLFESIQEGKYEFPDKDWAHISFGAKDLISKLLVRDAKKRLSAAQVLEHPWVQGCAPDNTLPTPIILQRNSSAKELTSFAAEAIAVNRQLTQRDEDEEEEAEEEARPIIIKATSRAMQLSPPSESKLAKRRQKSSLAKAVAAGQHLVAPLVLVADQA; translated from the exons AtgccaagaaaagaaacaagaagaagaagcGCTGCAGAGCCACCGACAGCTTCTCGGGCAGATTTGAAG GCGGCCTCTCCCCTGCCAGACGTTtaccagctgcaggaggaggtgcTGGGAGAAGGGGCCCATGCCAGAGTCCAGTCCTGCGTGAACCTCATCACCAACAAGGAGTACGCGGTGAAG ATCATCGAGAAGCGCCTGGGTCACATCCGCAGCAGGGTGTTCCGGGAGGTGGAGATGCTGTACCAGTGCCAGGGACACAG GAACGTCCTGGAGCTGATCGAGttctttgaggaggaggagaggttTTACCTGGTGTTCGAGAAGATGAGAGGAG GCTCCATCCTGACCCACATCCACCGGAGACGCCACTTCAACGAGCTGGAGGCCAGCGTGGTGGTGCGGGACATCGCCAGCGCCCTGCACTTCTTGCACAACAAAG GAATTGCACACAGGGatctaaaaccagaaaatatcCTGTGCGAGAGCCCCGACCAG GTCTCCCCAGTGAAGATCTGCGACTTTGACCTGGGAAGTGGCATCAAACTCAATGGCGACTGCTCCCCAATTTCCACCCCGGAGCTGCTCACCCCG tgcGGCTCCGCTGAGTACATGGCCCCGGAGGTGGTGGAAGCCTTCAACGAGGAGGCGTCCATCTATGACAAGCGCTGCGACCTGTGGAGCCTGGGCGTCATCCTGTACATCATGCTCAGCGGGTACCCCCCCTTTGTGGGCCACTGCGGCTCCGACTGCGGCTGGGACCGGGGCGAGGCGTGTCACACCTGCCAG AACATGCTGTTCGAGAGTATCCAGGAGGGGAAGTACGAGTTTCCCGACAAGGACTGGGCGCACATCTCCTTCGGAGCCAAAGACCTCATTTCCAAGCTGCTGGTGAGAGACGCCAAGAAGCGGCTGAGCGCGGCGCAGGTCCTGGAGCACCCCTGGGTGCAGGGG TGCGCCCCGGATAACACGCTGCCGACCCCCATCATCCTGCAGAG GAACAGCAGTGCCAAAGAGCTCACCTCCTTCGCCGCTGAGGCCATCGCCGTCAACCGGCAGCTGACGCAGCGTGacgaggatgaggaggaggaggcggaggaggaAGCACGACCCATCATCATCAAAGCTACCTCACGGGCCATGCAGCTCTCCCCCCCCTCCGAGTCCAAGCTGGCCAAGCGGCGGCAGAAGAGCAGCCTGGCCAAGGCGGTGGCCGCCGGGCAGCACCTGGTGGCCCCGCTGGTCCTGGTGGCCGACCAAGCCTGA
- the MKNK2 gene encoding MAP kinase-interacting serine/threonine-protein kinase 2 isoform X1, whose amino-acid sequence MVQKKSEIPGFHRSFKGQNPFDLEFDQSSHLEPVFNFECPPRPDMPSSQPIDIPDAKKRNKKKKRCRATDSFSGRFEDVYQLQEEVLGEGAHARVQSCVNLITNKEYAVKIIEKRLGHIRSRVFREVEMLYQCQGHRNVLELIEFFEEEERFYLVFEKMRGGSILTHIHRRRHFNELEASVVVRDIASALHFLHNKGIAHRDLKPENILCESPDQVSPVKICDFDLGSGIKLNGDCSPISTPELLTPCGSAEYMAPEVVEAFNEEASIYDKRCDLWSLGVILYIMLSGYPPFVGHCGSDCGWDRGEACHTCQNMLFESIQEGKYEFPDKDWAHISFGAKDLISKLLVRDAKKRLSAAQVLEHPWVQGCAPDNTLPTPIILQRNSSAKELTSFAAEAIAVNRQLTQRDEDEEEEAEEEARPIIIKATSRAMQLSPPSESKLAKRRQKSSLAKAVAAGQHLVAPLVLVADQA is encoded by the exons atGGTGCAGAAGAAATCAGAGATCCCCGGGTTCCACCGATCCTTCAAG GGACAAAACCCCTTCGACCTGGAGTTCGACCAGTCCAGCCACCTGGAGCCCGTCTTCAACTTCGAGTGCCCGCCCCGTCCTG ACATGCCTTCAAGTCAACCCATCGATATCCCCGAtgccaagaaaagaaacaagaagaagaagcGCTGCAGAGCCACCGACAGCTTCTCGGGCAGATTTGAAG ACGTTtaccagctgcaggaggaggtgcTGGGAGAAGGGGCCCATGCCAGAGTCCAGTCCTGCGTGAACCTCATCACCAACAAGGAGTACGCGGTGAAG ATCATCGAGAAGCGCCTGGGTCACATCCGCAGCAGGGTGTTCCGGGAGGTGGAGATGCTGTACCAGTGCCAGGGACACAG GAACGTCCTGGAGCTGATCGAGttctttgaggaggaggagaggttTTACCTGGTGTTCGAGAAGATGAGAGGAG GCTCCATCCTGACCCACATCCACCGGAGACGCCACTTCAACGAGCTGGAGGCCAGCGTGGTGGTGCGGGACATCGCCAGCGCCCTGCACTTCTTGCACAACAAAG GAATTGCACACAGGGatctaaaaccagaaaatatcCTGTGCGAGAGCCCCGACCAG GTCTCCCCAGTGAAGATCTGCGACTTTGACCTGGGAAGTGGCATCAAACTCAATGGCGACTGCTCCCCAATTTCCACCCCGGAGCTGCTCACCCCG tgcGGCTCCGCTGAGTACATGGCCCCGGAGGTGGTGGAAGCCTTCAACGAGGAGGCGTCCATCTATGACAAGCGCTGCGACCTGTGGAGCCTGGGCGTCATCCTGTACATCATGCTCAGCGGGTACCCCCCCTTTGTGGGCCACTGCGGCTCCGACTGCGGCTGGGACCGGGGCGAGGCGTGTCACACCTGCCAG AACATGCTGTTCGAGAGTATCCAGGAGGGGAAGTACGAGTTTCCCGACAAGGACTGGGCGCACATCTCCTTCGGAGCCAAAGACCTCATTTCCAAGCTGCTGGTGAGAGACGCCAAGAAGCGGCTGAGCGCGGCGCAGGTCCTGGAGCACCCCTGGGTGCAGGGG TGCGCCCCGGATAACACGCTGCCGACCCCCATCATCCTGCAGAG GAACAGCAGTGCCAAAGAGCTCACCTCCTTCGCCGCTGAGGCCATCGCCGTCAACCGGCAGCTGACGCAGCGTGacgaggatgaggaggaggaggcggaggaggaAGCACGACCCATCATCATCAAAGCTACCTCACGGGCCATGCAGCTCTCCCCCCCCTCCGAGTCCAAGCTGGCCAAGCGGCGGCAGAAGAGCAGCCTGGCCAAGGCGGTGGCCGCCGGGCAGCACCTGGTGGCCCCGCTGGTCCTGGTGGCCGACCAAGCCTGA